The Caloenas nicobarica isolate bCalNic1 chromosome 8, bCalNic1.hap1, whole genome shotgun sequence genome contains the following window.
ACAGTAATGGCACTGGGGGACGAGGTGTAGGAGGGGGAAACAGGCTTCAGACACTGTCTCTAAAGAAATTCTCATAAGCAAAGGAAACATGATCTGTACGAAACTTCTATATGATTAGTGAGTACCCACTGAGATACTAATCAATGTCTACCATACAGGAAACATGTATTTGGTACAGTTCAGTAGCTTTCAGATTCAGTAtcatcagtatttttattaataattggGACAATGCAGTAAATATGGTGCTCATGAAACAACTGCAAGGTTATTTGtcaattaaaattaatcttCAAATAATTTGGGGCAAACATATTAGTGTGAACTGTTCGCAAACAATTTCCTTGGATTactcaaaatgcaaaattcaaaTTTGATGTGgggcaaaatgagaaaaaataccAAGTTTTTGAAAATCAGGTACTACATTTGAGTACATGAAATTAACAGTTTAAAGGCTGGCTAACATCTTCTTGAAATTAACCATTTTCAGGAATAATGCTATACGTAATTTTGTACTAAtgaattctaaagaaaaagcattcagTGAAATAGAAACCCAGTAAAAGTAGAGTCAAACTTCATAGTTTTAAAAGACATTACAACCAATTTTCTGGTATATTTATACAGCACACAAAGTGCTGGATTAACAGGTGTTGTCACTCCCCCCAAATGTTTGAAgtcatctgatttttttcccaagctaaATGGGTGCTCTTGCTCATAGGACACACAACAGCACAATACTCCTATTTCCTCCTACCTGTCTTGCCCACAGGTGACAGTGACAGCTGCCTCCCTTGTACACACAGCACAAACGCGTCTCCAACTTTAGTGGAATTATCTCACCTCTTATGTACCACAACCACATGATGTTCTACGCAGCCGCCACACGTTGCTGGCTCACAGGGATTGACTCGATCTCAGATTGACTAACAAAccagggttttctttttcttcttatttctgaCAGATTGATCCGCTGATAACCATCAGATTTCCTTTTGCTATATCCTGAGTTCACAAAGCTGCAGCCATCTCACTCATGCAGCTCAGCCCAGTTCTCTGGAAGTGGCAGTCGGATCTGGCCGCTGACCAACAGCACGTCCCCGCAGGTCACACTCGCTCCTGCGCTGGGGTCACTAGGGGAAACACCACCAAGGAGCAGTCTTGGTGAATTTGTGCTTCCCCCCAGCAACCTGCATCCAGGCTGTTTGTAGTCCCCCTCAGCTTTCTTGCAACTATTTCCCCACCTCCTTAACAGGCCTTGTTCCAAACCCATTTTTCTAGCGCTATTTAGTTATTTCTAGTACACTTCACTGCAATGCAAGTGCCTTTGACCTTCAGCCTTTCCCTTATCTGAAAAAGCAGACACTTCTTCAAAGAAGTCTGGTAAGATCTGTCAAAGCATTATTTagtagttttctttaaaaatctgtaggAAGCCTTGACTCAACAGTTATAGAATTGCTTTAATCATGTTTGACACTCTTTCCTTCAACAGATGCACTAGATTGATCTTTTTCCAGATATGCTAATAACATACATACTTCATAACAATTACTGGGTTGGAACTTCAGCTTTATGTGCCTCTTCTTCCCATAGTCTGAGCTGGAAATAAGCTGTTTTCCCTATTTTGAACATGTTAAGCTCTGAGCGTGTACTGTGTTCAGTACAGTTATTTCCATTATCACTCAGTGATTCCTGTAAGTCATCCCACCTCTGACCTCCAGCACAATATCAGCATCCCTTTGAAAAGCAGAGGTATAAGATTTGGCAAAACACAAGACCATCTCTTCAATTAATATTTAGCAAATCTACTTACTctacatttctctctctctctctttttttttttttttttggttgttttgggggtttttttagccatgtaaagaaaaaaaaaacttttcactaattgtttttgtttggtttgtttgtttctttagcTAAGTTCAGCTGCATTTGGTAGCGCTTATGAGCTACCTGTCACTGTTTGTCCTCCAAAGCAAAGATTCCCCTCTTGATCAAGTTCTTCTTAAAGCCTCTTCACTTACTCCTAAAATTTGTTTTGAGCTACTTGGTTGGCTAAGCTGGACTGGGAAGGTTAGCTACCAATTTTGTGTCCttcattaggattttttttctgattttgatttAAAGAGGTtgtcaaaaagcatttttaaggCATAGTTTgttaaagcatatttttaagaacGGTGATAACACTTGTTCCACAtaaattatacttttaaaaatgactgCATTATTGAGATGTCATGTCCACTTGCTAATCTTTTCCAGATTATCTAAGATAATGAGTTAAAATTTAAAGTACTTAGAAACCCAAAATTTAACCAATGCTGCAAGTTGAACACAAGCTAGAAAACACACTTACTCAATTTGCACCTAGATGAAAGATCAATCTTCTTAAGCTGACCTTCTGGAAAACTGCATTGGATACAAGCACtatgtgaaattaaaatatacaaataaatgTGGGTTAGTAAAAGCACATCAGTAAAAGCTACTGATGCACAGGGAATCACAGATATAAGAGTAAAATCCCAGCTATCAGTTCCATGAATTTCTGTGTAGCGAAGGAACCAAACATGTTATGGAAGATTCAATAGACATACAAGTTATTGCAGATAGACAGTACACTTTAGaatttttgaaaacatctgaTTAAACAGGTCAGTCTCTTCAATATCTGAATGGCATTATCTTAAAGGGTGTGATAGTCAGTGGATGCTGTCTACCTGCCATTGAGAAAAAGGCTCCTTTATAATAGATCAAGACACTCAAACTGGAAATAGAGAGCTCTGTGCTTGAAATGAGGATTCACTTTCAATAATAGCCCAAGACTGATCAAGTGTATaagctcaaaaccaaaaaagcagagTTGTGTTAGAAAGTACCTTGCTCTGATATGTCAAGGCATTAACTGAGCACCTTACACATTTCCAACCTgttctttctgtcattttagGGGAGAAATGACCAACCGCAGTGGGGAATGCAATTTTACCGATATCGACAGATTAGCAAagaccctgcagctggggatcTCCATCCCCACCTTCATTCTCGGGCTGGTTCTCAATGCCCTGGCCCTCTTCGTGTTCTGCTGTCTTTggaagaaacagagcaaaacctcAGTTTACATGATCAATCTCGCACTTGCAGATGTCTTGCTGATTCTCTCGCTCCCGCTCAAGCTGTACTACTCTGTCACAGAAGCGCCTGGACTCCTGTGCTCATTCATACAGTCTCTCTATTTTATCAACATGTACGGCAGTATCTTCATCATTGTCTGCATTACTGTTGACAGATATATCTGCATAAGGCACCCATTTGAAGGTCGAGCTAAGCAATCCCCCAAATGGGCTATCTTGATTTGCTGCATCATCTGGGCAGTAGTTTGGCTTTGCAGTATCCCAATGTATGTATTTCACAAGACAGattcttttcagtgcttttacAATATGTCAGAACAGACATGGAGCGTCCCCCTCATTGTTTCTCTGGAAACCTTTGGATTTCTGATCCCACTTGCAGCGATGATTTTCTGCTCTGCCCAAAACATCTGGATTCTTCTGAATCACAAAAGTCAAGCTAAAATGAAGGTAGAAGGCAGTGGCTGCTTACGAGTCATTATCATCAACCTCGTGGTGTTTTTGGTGTGCTTCACACCCTTCCACCTTGGAATCTGCCTACAGTGCCTGGTAAGACAGAACGTGATAGTGGACTGCAGTCTGAAACAAACCATCAGCCTGTTCATTCAGATGTCAATGACATTAGCCAACCTGAACTGCTGCCTGGATGCCATCTTTTATTACTTTGCCGCAAAAGAATTTCGTGATAAAACACACCTGAAAAAGGTTATTGAACTATGTCCTGTCTTTAAGCCTTGTGCCACACAATGGGACGGCCCACGGTGGAAGAACagcccttcctctgctccccctGGCCTCACGGGAGGCCAGCAGCATCATCCCTGACAGAGCAGTACGGTCACCTTGGCTGTGGCAggggggatgcaggagaggaCAATGCTTTTCCAGTAAATGTGAACCTGTTCcgtatttttcttccctttaaacatgaaagaggaaaaatgttggaaaaaaagaactagCATTAGCAAAGTGACAGAGTGACACCAAAAGAAGCATTAGCCTTGATGGTATCTACTACATGCGAAAGGCTTGCCAGAGGAAAACCACCCAGATCGCTGGAATGCCACTTAAAATCAGCCTTTCTCATTGCTGCACCAGTTTTCCTTTGCCAACATGATCAGAAAGTTGTCGCTGAGGGCCAAACATAAAAGTAACTATCCAAAACCTTCTTTCTAACTCAGAAAGTATCTGAGAGTTAAAAGGCAGTTTCCAGCCAGAAGTCTGACTCTGCTCTTTCGTTCTGTAAATCTTACAGAAGGTGACTGTTGGAGCTCATTTGCCTTGAACAGCTGGGCCAGCCTGGGACAATAGTGGATCCTTACTCCTGTAAGCATTAGACACTGGTTGGGGCTGCTACACTGGGCAGCAGCCCCGTCTCTCTCATGGAGGGCCAGCTGCCCGGTATACAACCCTAACAGAGTACCTTGGGTACCAGCAGTTCCTTGAGTAACAAACATTTCTGATTAACTTTGCTGAGGAATCAGCAGAATTTTCTCCTgcaattttaaaactgtttttgcACATGTAAACCAGAAGAACCCCTTCAAATACGGCATTTAGCGAAAAACTGTATGTGAACTGTATTTCTACATCACTGCATTTCTATCAAAGATATAACATGACACATGTATAAAATTCTTCTGCCTGTCTTCTCATCTTTCCTGGAGGAGGGGAATTAGGGAAGCAAGCCCTGCATCACAGAAAAATAGGGAGCGTCCATCGGACCTTCTCCTCGCTCCCAGCCGGACCAGCTCTACCCATCTCATTCCTTAGAGAAGCCCTGCTAGCCTGTACCGTGTGCTTCACAAAAAGTCTCTGGACATGCCTCAACCCTTCTCGGTCAGCACTTCTGGTGTGTCACCAACCTTATGCCATTTGCAAGTTTGGCTCTGAGTCTAAACTACAGGTTTTCTTGTTGCAATTTAAGCCTACCATTCCTATGTTGGCATGGTTCATGCTCTTAGCCAGAAACACTTTCACATCCAGAAATCAATTtctgtgccttttaaaaacagctgtAAAAGCAGTCTAAGATTCCTTGTAATCAAGTCTGAGGCAGATGTTCCCTTTattcaaaatgtgaaaattaattATCTCCTGTCTggagcaaattaaaaagaaagagggccagttttgaaaatacaatttGCTGTCAATTAATTTCCACAGAAATGACTGTGCAACTGAGCAGCTGCATGTATCTAATACTGGGCCTAATATACgagtattttaaaacttgttacTACTAAAACTATGACCACAGCTGAGGCACGTAAGGGCTCAGAGGCAAAGAAAGGTTTTTATCATCATCTTCACCATTAtctgcaaaggggaaaaaagaagagcttTCTGAAACAGTTGGTTTTCAAAACATTATTTGCTACTGCCTCAATCATTCAGAAACTCGCAGCCTTTTGAATATGAGTTAACCTTTCATTTTTGCACCTTTCACATTACTTTACATATGAAATGTATGTGTGAGAAAGAACACGTTCTACTAAATAAACTTTATATAAGTGCATGGTTTGAAAATACATGTTAATTCCCCAATTTGACATCACGTTGCCCAATCTTTTATCACAAACCTTTACCATTGTCTCCTTAAAACCAGTCCAAGACTTAGTTGGAGATTTCCCTTCCCAGGAGCTACTTCAGGTTTGTAACTATGGCATCCAAGAACAACTGAATAAAcaataataaacagaaaaaataaaaccaggaaagcTGATCACACCCGGCAGTCTGGATAATTTAACACATTTTCTACGGAAACCCTCTCCATAAATTCTTGACAATCCTTCGCTAAATCCCCCACAATCTTTCCTCCAAAATACTCTGATCTCTTGCTTTTATGATTAGCCAACTCTCTGAAAATTTGCATTACCAGTGTAATTCACGACTCTGCAAAAACACAGCACTTTAAGGTACAATGTATAATACTGGCCTTTTTGTTTAAAGCTTTTCATGCAGACACAATGGGTTGTGATAGAGCAGACACCCTCTGCAAGCACACCACCAAACCTGTGGTAGGGCTCAGATGGCAGAGCCTCACTCCAGGGGTCTTACAAACTCCAGGACAGGGCAGAAGAAGCCTCTTGAAGTGCAGCAAGGAGAAACTTGGAGTACTGCACCTAGGGCAGGACAAACACAGGCTGGGAAAGTAGGGCTGACATCGATGTCTTCCCAAAAGGGCAACAGGAAACACCAGGTTCTACAAAAGCCAGTGGTGCCCTCTCTGTGTAAATATGACAAAACTGATACCATGACTCACTAAAAAtgaggtcagtgcaaagaaaaggaaaacaaaataatgttaGTAACCTCCTCTGCTTGAGCTGGTGAGGCTCCACTGGAATAAgatgtccagctctgggccTGCCAGTTCAAGATGGGGAGAAACCAGAGGGGTTCAAGCAGATGGTTTGCAGGCTGGTCGGGAATCTTGGGCACAGGTTTGCAAGGACAGGTCGAGGGAGCTGGACTGGTTTCATCCAGTGTGCTGGAAGGCAGTGACAGAGATGACAGAGCCAAGTGCTGCCCAGTAGCTCCCAGGGAATAATGGCCCCCGGTTCAGGTTCAACATTGCGAAAAACTACTTCTCTAGGAGGGCAATGCAGTGCTGGAAGGGTTACCCAGAGAAGCTCTGTGATAATCTCTCACAAAGGTTTCCAGTACAGAGTCAGACAAAGTCATGGCTGATCTGATCTAGCGTTGGAGAAGGAGATTGGTTCTGAAGGTCCCTTTCCATTGCTCTGTTACCTCTCAGCAAATGCaaatttgttgattttttttctcctccaagaCAAAAATCACCTCTTAGTGCTGCTGATGTTGTGGCACGGGTTGCCAACAGCTCTGTTGCAAGCACAACACAAGACTGAGGAAATGCATTAGCTGCCTAAAAATTATTGGACAACAGCAACTGTGACCCATCACAAAAGGCTATGATATTTAAAGTCAGCACTTAACAAAGCAGTACTTTGTCTTCAACTCATTTATCACTAAGGACTtggaaaagataattttctaACCTTCAAAGGAATAAGTGCACATACGAAGTaggcagagaggaagaatgCGTAGGGAGTCTCATGTGTGTGGGTGGGGGAAAAGTTTGATCTGCCAGGCGAGGGAGGGAGCACCCActtgtgccagtgctcagtcagCAGGAGAGTTCAGCACCGGCAGGGAGAGACTTTCACTTACAGAAAGAAATCGATGTAATTTTCCCAATGAAGGGAACAGGAGTCAGTTTATGAAATTAATCTGTAATTATGGGGAGTGGTGGGACCCACGACTGGTTTACAGGCTCGGTCTGCTCATGTCATGCATGGCTGCAAACTCAGAGCACAGAATCTGAAAGTTAAATTGGAATTTCTTCCCAGTCATTGCCATCAGTACCACTTCTTTGTTGTCCAAAAGTGATTTTATATATAACTCCATTTGTCTAAAGTTTGCCtgttatatatataaatgagaGCAGCCTCTCTAAGGATATTtgagatttctgaaaaaaaagagaaataaggaaGAGAGCCCAGCTGTGTTGGTTTTACAGGCCTGTTACAATAATCAAATCTTTTAGCTCAAAAAGACCAGATCTTTTGAGCAAGAAAGTGTCACTTTCAATATACTGCTTTTCAAGATTaacttaaatttaaattataacCTTACATTTTATCTTTAATCTGCAGCTAAGATTACAGTTCTTTCTAAACCAGAATTTTACATACAGGCTCCTCTATGCAATTTACTGTTAACTCTGGAGAATCTCCAGTCAGTTGTGTTTTTATATCAGGACAAATGCAATTAAAACCTTGTGCAGCCTGAGAAGGTGCACAACAATTTTGTCAAGGAATAAAATTGAAAAgcatttgacattttaaaaacaacaacaaaagacttCCTGAGTCAATACACAAGTTCACAATTTCTATTCTCAGACTGCACAACAGAAGGCGTCTCTTCTCTCTTGGTGTTTTTCTTAATACATAGAAAAATCATAGAAACCTGAACATGAACCCCTCTCACATACCCAGGTCTCCTCCCAGGGACTCAGTTGTACTGTAAAGTCAAATAAGCATTGTCCtagtgggggaaaaagaaatcaagcgCTACCAGAAAACACTCAAAATAATGCCTTAAACATtacattttcagttctgctctCTTCTGTGAATTGAACAAAACGAGATGCAATTAACCACAGTCCTTAAAGAGCAGCTGTATTTAACCTCAATTTTTCTGGACAAGGCTGTTTCGGGACACCCAGGTGAGAATATTCattaaaagcaattttgtttCTATCCAGTCAGGCTTTTCCAGCTGGGTCAAACTCCACAGGTCTTCACAACACAAGAGAGGGCTGGCTGCTCTCAAGGGCATTTTTATCATGGCAGATTACTCCATCAACATCTTACGATTAGCATTTGTTCAGTCATGAATGTGATCACCAAGCTGTATTTTGCAGACTTATGCAGCAACTGAT
Protein-coding sequences here:
- the GPR55 gene encoding G-protein coupled receptor 55, which translates into the protein MTNRSGECNFTDIDRLAKTLQLGISIPTFILGLVLNALALFVFCCLWKKQSKTSVYMINLALADVLLILSLPLKLYYSVTEAPGLLCSFIQSLYFINMYGSIFIIVCITVDRYICIRHPFEGRAKQSPKWAILICCIIWAVVWLCSIPMYVFHKTDSFQCFYNMSEQTWSVPLIVSLETFGFLIPLAAMIFCSAQNIWILLNHKSQAKMKVEGSGCLRVIIINLVVFLVCFTPFHLGICLQCLVRQNVIVDCSLKQTISLFIQMSMTLANLNCCLDAIFYYFAAKEFRDKTHLKKVIELCPVFKPCATQWDGPRWKNSPSSAPPGLTGGQQHHP